One genomic region from Bacillota bacterium encodes:
- a CDS encoding UbiD family decarboxylase, producing MHDSQSLGAYLARLQDLFPRGLVCVNREVSPEFEVSAVLEHLERKGRFPAALFTNVCNLQGEPGHKVAINLMADRRSIAVALGMSPGDVGISLTQEVSRRASNPLDFQVVDPAEAPVREVVLRGDDVDLGRYPILRFHELDGGHYFTVPVAA from the coding sequence ATGCACGACTCGCAATCCCTTGGGGCTTATCTGGCCAGATTGCAGGACTTGTTCCCGCGCGGCCTGGTGTGCGTCAATCGCGAGGTGTCTCCTGAGTTCGAGGTCAGCGCCGTCTTGGAGCACTTGGAGCGGAAGGGGCGGTTTCCCGCGGCGCTGTTCACGAACGTGTGCAACCTTCAGGGGGAACCGGGCCACAAGGTGGCCATCAACCTGATGGCCGACAGGCGTTCCATCGCGGTCGCGCTGGGGATGAGTCCCGGGGACGTGGGGATATCCCTCACCCAGGAGGTGTCGAGACGGGCCAGCAACCCCCTGGACTTCCAGGTTGTGGACCCGGCTGAGGCCCCGGTCAGGGAAGTTGTGCTGAGGGGTGACGACGTGGATCTGGGTCGTTACCCCATCTTGAGATTCCACGAGCTGGACGGTGGGCATTACTTCACGGTGCCCGTGGCGGCA